The Alphaproteobacteria bacterium DNA window CTATGACCTGTCGGACACGCTGTACGACCTGTTTCTGGACCGTGACCGCCAGTATTCCTGCGCCTATTTCGCCAGTGACAATGATTCGCTGGAAATTGCCCAGGACAACAAGAAACGGCACATCGCCGCCAAACTGCTGCTGGAGCGCGGGCAGAAGGTACTGGACATCGGCTCCGGCTGGGGCGGCATGGGCCTGTACCTGGCTGAAGTCGCCGGCTGCGACGTGACCGGCGTCACACTGTCGGAAGAGCAGCACAAAGTGTCAAACCGGCGCGCCGAAGATGCGGGGCTGAATGACCGCGTACGGTTCAAGCTGCAGGACTATCGTGACGAGGCCGGACAGTACGACCGCATCGTCTCGGTGGGCATGTTCGAACATGTGGGCGCCGGCCACTATCTGGAGTATTTCCGCAAGGTCCGCCAGTTGCTGAAACCGGACGGCGTGATGCTGCTGCACTCCATTGGCCGCATGGAACCCCCCGGCGGCACCAACCCGTGGCTGCGCAAGTACATTTTCCCGGGCGGCTATACGCCGGCTTTGAGCGAAACCCTGCGCGCGCTTGAACGGGCCGGCCTGTGGGTCACCGATATCGAGATCCTGCGCCTGCACTACGCCAAGACCCTGCGTGAGTGGCGCCGCCGGTTCAACGCCAACCGGGCCCGCATCGAACAGATCTATGACGAGCGGTTCGGTCGCATGTGGGATTTCTACCTGGCCGGCTGTGAGGTGGCGTTCCGCCACATGGGGCAGATGGTCTTTCAGATGCAGATCACGCGCGAGCAGACCGCCGTGCCCCTGACCCGCGACTATATGGTGGACTGGGAACGCGAACGTATGAGCGATCAACCAATGGCCAACCAGTCGGTCGCCTGACGCCACTGACGATTCTATCCCCGGGTTTCTCGTCGCTCCACAGGCAATGACGCTTTCGCTCCTGTCGCCGCTGGCGCGCATCGGTTAGCATCCGGTCATGCCGCCCGCCGATACAGACAACATTGCCCGCCTTCCCTTTGCCGCACCGCAGGACGGCAACCAGCCGCGCGTCCCGCCGCGTAACCTGGAAGCGGAGATGGCGTTGCTTGCGGCCTTGCTGCTCAACAACAATGCCCTTGAGCGGGTCAGCGAGTTTCTGCGACCGGAACATTTCGCCGATCCCCGCCATGGCCGCATCTTCGAGGCGGTCGGCCGGCTGATTGATCGCGGTCAGATCGCCGACGCCCTGACCCTGAAAGACTATTTCGATGGCGACGAATCCTTCGCCGAGCTGGACGGCAGCCGCTACCTGGCAGCGCTGGTGGACAATGCGGTGTCCATCGGCGGCGCCTATGACTATGCGCGCACGGTGCATGACCATTATCTGCGGCGCGAACTGATTAGCCTGGGCGACGACATGGTCGCCAACGCCTTTCATCTGGACATCGAAACGACCGCGGCCGACCAGATCGAGCAAAGCGAAACGAGGCTTTATGATCTTGGCGAGAAAGGCCAGCGCGAGGGCGGTTTTCTCAGCTTCGATGAGACCCTGACGCGGGCCATTTCCATGGCCGAGAGCGCCTTTCAGCGGGAAGGCCAGCTGACCGGCGTGGCCACCGGCCTGAACGACCTGGACCGCCTGCTGGGCGGCTTGCATCCGTCGGACCTGCTGATTCTCGCCGCCCGTCCGGGCATGGGAAAATCGGCGCTGGCCACCAACATCGCCTATAACGCGGCGCGGGCTTTCCGCCAGGAGACCGATGAGCACGGCGACACGCGCCATATGGATGGGGCGGTGGTCGGGTTCTTCTCGCTGGAAATGTCATCGGAACAGTTGGCCACCCGTATTCTGGCCGAGGTCAGCACGGTGCCGTCAGAGAAGATCCGCCGTGGTGAAATGAACCACGACGACTTTGACCGCGTGGTGCGCGCCAGCCAGGAACTGTCCAGCCTGCCGCTATATATCGACGACACGCCGGCCCTGACCGTCAATCAGATTCGCACCCGCGCCCGTCGACTGAAACGGACCCATGGTCTGCACATGATCGTCGTTGACTATCTGCAACTGATCCAGTCCGGCGCCAGCCGTCGCAACGACGGGCGCGTTCAGGAAGTCTCCGAGATTTCCCGCGGGCTGAAGACTCTCGCCAAAGAACTGGACGTTCCGGTTCTTGCCCTGTCGCAGTTGTCACGGGCGGTGGAGCAGCGCGAGGACAAGCGGCCGCAGCTTTCGGACCTGCGCGAATCCGGCTCCATCGAACAGGACGCCGATGTGGTGATGTTCATCTATCGCAAGGAATACTACCTGCGCGAGCCGCAGCAGCGCGAGGACGAGAACGAAGGGCATTTCATCGAACGCTATGAGCGATGGCAGACACAGTTTCAGGAAGCGCAGCACAAGGCGGAAGTGATCATCGCCAAGCAGCGTCATGGCCCGACCGGCGAAGTACGCCTGTACTTCGACGGTCCGACCACCAAGTTCGACAATCTGGCGGCGGACGACCGCCTGCCCGACCCCGCCTTCTGAGCGAGAGCGGCAAACCATGACCGACGCTGCGCCGCCGGCGGGCGCGGTTCTCTCCATCGATCTGGCGGCCATCGGCCGCAACTGGCAGCGGTTGCAGCGCCAGGTGGCCCCGGCGGTGTGCGCCGGCGTGGCCAAGGCCAACGGCTATGGCCTGGGGCTGGAGGCGGTGGGCGACGCCCTGTGGCGGGCCGGCTGCCGGGTCTTCTTCGTCGCCCAGTCCAGCGAGGGCGTGCGCCTGCGGGCGGCCCTGCCCGACGCTACCATCGCCGTGCTGAACGGTCTGATGGCCGGCGAGGAGTCGATGATGCTGGAGCATCGGTTGATGCCGGTTCTCAATGACGCCGGCCAGGTGGACCGCTGGTCACGGACCGCGCGGGCGCAGGAAGCGCTATTACCGGCGATTCTGCATGTGGACACCGGCATGGCGCGCCTGGGCCTGGCGGCGG harbors:
- a CDS encoding cyclopropane-fatty-acyl-phospholipid synthase family protein; this translates as MLDTVLKRLISVGRLEVVDHAGKRRVFEGSRPGPTATIRLADRATEWRIVRNPKLAVGEAYMDGRLTVEDGDLYGFLDLCARNLGAPTNLPFHGGWSLLQRLTRHIHMFNPVGRAKTNVAHHYDLSDTLYDLFLDRDRQYSCAYFASDNDSLEIAQDNKKRHIAAKLLLERGQKVLDIGSGWGGMGLYLAEVAGCDVTGVTLSEEQHKVSNRRAEDAGLNDRVRFKLQDYRDEAGQYDRIVSVGMFEHVGAGHYLEYFRKVRQLLKPDGVMLLHSIGRMEPPGGTNPWLRKYIFPGGYTPALSETLRALERAGLWVTDIEILRLHYAKTLREWRRRFNANRARIEQIYDERFGRMWDFYLAGCEVAFRHMGQMVFQMQITREQTAVPLTRDYMVDWERERMSDQPMANQSVA
- a CDS encoding replicative DNA helicase; translation: MPPADTDNIARLPFAAPQDGNQPRVPPRNLEAEMALLAALLLNNNALERVSEFLRPEHFADPRHGRIFEAVGRLIDRGQIADALTLKDYFDGDESFAELDGSRYLAALVDNAVSIGGAYDYARTVHDHYLRRELISLGDDMVANAFHLDIETTAADQIEQSETRLYDLGEKGQREGGFLSFDETLTRAISMAESAFQREGQLTGVATGLNDLDRLLGGLHPSDLLILAARPGMGKSALATNIAYNAARAFRQETDEHGDTRHMDGAVVGFFSLEMSSEQLATRILAEVSTVPSEKIRRGEMNHDDFDRVVRASQELSSLPLYIDDTPALTVNQIRTRARRLKRTHGLHMIVVDYLQLIQSGASRRNDGRVQEVSEISRGLKTLAKELDVPVLALSQLSRAVEQREDKRPQLSDLRESGSIEQDADVVMFIYRKEYYLREPQQREDENEGHFIERYERWQTQFQEAQHKAEVIIAKQRHGPTGEVRLYFDGPTTKFDNLAADDRLPDPAF